From Amycolatopsis sp. WQ 127309:
CACCGCCAAGGAGAAGCCCCAGGAGGGCAAGGTTCTGGCCGTGGGCCCGGGCCGGATCGACGACAAGGGCAACCGCGTCCCGCTCGACGTTTCCGTCGGCGACGTCGTCATCTACTCGAAGTACGGCGGCACCGAGGTCAAGTACAACGGTGAGGACTACCTGATCCTGTCCGCCCGCGACGTGCTGGCCGTCATCAACTGACGTCCGCTCGCAGCGCATGACGCCCCGGGCCCCGCACAAGCCGGGGAGCGGGGCGTTCGTGCGTTTCAGACCCACCGAAAGGTAAGCGGAACACGCTATGCCCAAGCAGATCAGATTCGACGAGGACGCTCGTCGCGCCTTGGAGCGCGGGGTGAACAAGCTCGCCGACACGGTCAAGGTCACCCTCGGCCCGCGCGGTCGCCACGTCGTGCTCGACAAGAAGTTCGGCGGCCCGACCATCACCCTCGACGGCGTGACCGTCGCCCGTGAGATCGAGCTCGACGACCCGTTCGAGAACCTCGGCGCCCAGCTCGCCAAGAGCGTGGCCACCAAGACCAACGACGTCGCCGGCGACGGCACCACGACCGCGACGGTGCTCGCGCAGTCGCTGGTGAAGGTCGGCCTGCGCAACGTCGCGGCCGGCGCGAACCCGACCTCGATCGGCCGTGGCATCGAAGCCGCCGCGGCGAAGGTCATCGAGGTCCTCAAGAGCAAGGCGACCCCGGTCAAGGGCCGCGAGAGCATCGCGCAGGTCGGCACCGTCACCTCGCGTGACGCGAACATCGGCGCCCTGCTCGGCGAAGCCGTCGAGAAGGTCGGCGAAGACGGCGTCATCACCATCGAGGAGTCGTCGACCCTGGCGACCGAGCTGGTGATCACCGAGGGCGTCCAGTTCGACAAGGGCTTCCTCTCGGCGCACTTCGCGACCAACCCGGAGGAGCAGAAGGCGATCCTCGAGGACGCCTACATCCTGCTCGTCCGCGAGAAGGTCTCGTCGCTGGCGGAGCTGCTGCCGGTGCTCGAGAAGGTCGTTGAGGCCAAGAAGCCGCTGCTGATCATCGCCGAGGACGTCGACGGCGAAGCGCTGTCCACCCTCGTGGTGAACTCGCTGCGCAAGACGATCACCGCCGTCGCCGTCAAGGCGCCGTTCTTCGGTGACCGTCGCAAGGCGTTCCTGGACGACCTCGCGTTCGTCACCGGTGGTGAGGTCGTCTCCGCGGAGATCGGCCAGAAGCTGTCCGAGACCGACCTCGGTTCGCTGGGCAAGGCCCGCCGGATCGTCGTCACCAAGGACGACACCACGATCGTCGACGGCGGCGGGGCCAAGGACGCCATCCAGGGCCGGATCGCGCAGATCCGCAAGGAGATCGAGACCACCGACTCCGACTGGGACCGCGAGAAGCTGCAGGAGCGGCTCGCGAAGCTGGGCGGCGGTGTCGCGGTGATCAAGGTCGGCGCGGCCACCGAGACCGAGCTGAACGAGCGCAAGCACCGCATCGAGGACGCCGTGGCGGCGACAAAGGCGGCTGTCGAAGAGGGCATCCTGCCCGGCGGCGGCTCGGCGCTGGTGCACGCGGTCAAGGAGCTCGAAGACGGCCTCGGCCTCGAGGGCGACGAAGCGACCGGTGTCCGCATCGTGCGTGACGCGCTGTCCGCCCCGCTGTTCTGGATCGCGACCAACGCGGGCCACGAAGGTGCGGTCATCGTGAACAAGGTCCGGGAGCAGAGCTGGGGCCACGGCTTCAACGCCGCCACCGGCGAGCTGACGGACCTGCTGGCCGCCGGCATCGTCGACCCGGTCAAGGTGACCCGGTCCGCGGTGGCGAACGCCGCCTCGATCGCGCGCCTGGTGCTGACGACGGAGTCGTCGATCGTCGAGAAGCCGGCCGAGGAAGAGTCCGCCGCAGCGGGCCACGGCCACTCGCACTGACGCAGTCCTGAGCACGAGAGGGGCGGCATCCCGCAAGGGGTGCCGCCCCTTTCTCGTCTCGGACGGGGCCTGCTCCGCGCGCGAAAACGGGGCGGCATCCGCGAGGGATGCCGCCCCGGTCCCGTCCCGGGCAGAACTCACCCGGAAAGCACGGAGGGCGGCCACCCCACCCGGCGCCGCCCTCCGGTGTTCGTGGGCCTTCAGCCGCCCGACATGCTGAGCGTGCGCTTGTCGGCCTTGATCAAGTGTTCGCGTTCGGACTCCGAGAGCCCGCCCCAGATGCCGTAGGGCTCGTGCACCGCCAGCGCGTGGCTGCGGCACATCTCCAAAACGGGACAGCTCAGGCACACGGCTTTCGCCCTGGCCTCCCGCCGTGCCCGCGCCGGGCCGCGCTCGCCGTCCGGGTGAAAGAAGGACGCGCTGTCCATCCCCCGGCACGACCCCTCCAGCTGCCAGTCCCACATGTCGGCGTTGGGTCCTGGGAGCCTGCGCGTGTCTGCCATCCTGACCGCCTCCGTCATTCGGTCGATGCCGCTAGCTGCTCTGCTGTGGTGCCGATACTCCATTCGGTGCAACGGCCGTAACGTTAGAAGCGCGCCAATAGTTGTTCAAGCGATTCGGTTCGATATCAGCCGTTAGGCATCCCCCGGATGTGTGAGCGGGGGGTTCGCCTCCGGTTGCCGACCTCGGTGGGTGCCTGGATATTGAGGCTCGTGGGAGCTGGGTCGGGTACCGAAGAACCCACCCTGCCGGTGGCCTCGGTCGCCCGCCGGCTCGGGGTCGCGCCGTCCACCCTCCGAACCTGGGACCGGCGCTACGGGCTGGGCCCCAGCCGCCACACCGACGGCCGTCACCGCCGCTACGGCACCTCCGACATCGGCCGGCTCGAACTGATGCAGCGGGCCCTCCTCAGCGGCGCGTCGACGGCGGAGGCCGCGCGCTACGCCCTCGAGCAGATCCCGCGCTCCGGCTCACCGCAGCCGGAGGAGCCCGAGGAGCCTCCCGAACCCGGCACCGCCGACGACGGTCACGAGGTCCGCTCCCGCCTGGCGCGCCGGCTGAGCACCGCCGCGCTGGCCATGGACGTCCACGCCGTGCAGCGCATGCTCGCCGACACCGTCGCGGAGCTGGGGGTGCTGCCCGCCTGGACGGGCGTCCTCGAACCGGTCCTGTCGGCGCTGCGGGCCCGCTGGCGCGGGGCCAGCGCGGGCGCCGAGGTCGAGTACCTGCTCGCCGAGTGCGTGTACGCCGCCCTGATCCGCGCCACCCCGGTGCTCGACGAGCCGCGCAACACCCGCCCGGTGCTGCTCGGCTGCGTCCCGGAGGAGCGCGACACGATGCCGATGTACGCGCTTGCGGCGTCACTGGCCGGCCGGCGGATCGGCGCCCAGCTGTTCGGGGTCCCGCTGCCCGCGGACGTCCTGGCGGTGGCGGTCCGCCGCAGCGCGCCGGCGGCGGTGGTGCTGTGGGCCCACCGCCACGGGATGGCGGACACCCGCCTGTTCGCCCGGGTGTCGCGCGGGCGCCAGCGGAGCCGGCTGTTCGCCTGCGGCCCGGGCTGGGACCCGTCCGGGTTGCCGGACAAGGTGGAGCACCTCCCGGACCTGCAGGGCGCGGCGGACCGCATCGAGCACGTCCTGGTCGGGGTCCACCACTAACCGACCCGCGCGGAACGCCGTGAAGGGCACCTTCAGGGCGCTCAGGTCCCTGAGGGTGCCCCTCACGGCCGTGCCGAGCCCAACGCGCAGCGCGTCGTGCGCTGGTTGTGGCTCGATCCGTCCTGCGGCCATTCGGCCGATCCGTCCGCACCCCGGATCGAGCCGCGGCCCCGGGCCGGCTCGATCCGGGCCCAGCGCACTTCGATCATGTTTCTGTCGGTGGCAGGCGCTAGAAAGGACGGGTGCACGAACCCGCCCTCCGCGCCGCGGCCTTCGGCAGTGACCCGCGGCCCGACCCCGCCGTCCTGCGCGGTACCGGGCCGCCACGCGCCCGCCTGCTCGCCGCCGTCGTCCTGGGCGCCCAGGGGCGGTACGCGGCCGCCGCGGCGCTCCTGGACCCCCTGCGTGCCGCGGGCGACCCCTTGCTCGGCTCCCTGGCCGCCAGCACCCTCGCGGCGCACCGGCGGCAGCTGGGCGGCCACGCCCGGGCCCGCGCACTCGACGGCGAGGCCTTCGCGCGGGCGGCGGCCCTGCGCGGCGACCCCGACCCGGATGGCCTCGACCCCGCCGGGGCCCGGGCGGACGCGCTGCTCGGGCTGGCCGCCGACAACCTCGCCCTGGGCCGGCTGAGCGCCGCGCGGCGGCTGGCCGCGCGGGCCGCGGCGCAGGACGCCGGGTGGCGGGCCGAGGTCCGCGGTGGCTGGGTCGGCGCCGAGATCGAGCTCGCCGCAGGTCAGGGTGCCGCCGCCGTGGCGCCCGCCGAGCGCGCGTTCGAAACCGCCGTCGCCCGTGGTGCCCGCCGCCACGCGACCAAATCCGGCATCGTGCTGGCCGTGGCCCTGCGGGCGGCCGGAGCTCCCGATCACCGGAACATTTCGGACGCTCTCGTCGGAAAGGCAATGGCGGCCGCCGAAGAATGCGAATTGCTTTCACTTTTGTGGCCCGCCGCCCTCGTCGCGGCCGACCTGCGCCCAGGACACGCCGAGGAGTATCGATTCAGAGTCGCCGAGGTGTTGCACGCAGTGTTACGAAGCGCAGATCCTTGCGGGAGGAGGATCGCGGGGGAATCGCCATGGGTCCCCGCCCCGGGTGGTTGAGCCGTCGGAATGGGGTGTTCCGGCATCCGGGCTAAGAAGTTTCAAAAAAAGCCACCGGATCGTGTCAAGGTTCGGGCTAAAGCGTCCGATAGGGGAAGTGGAATGTCACCCGGCTGCAGGAAGGAAACCCCGTGACGACGGTCTTGATCTGCGACGACCGACGCAGTGTCCGTGAAGGGCTCACCCGAGTGATGTCCGCGGTCCCTGGGGTCAGTCGCATCGACTGCGTAGCGCACGGTGACGAGCTGCTGGCCCGGTACTCCCGTCAGCCCGTCGACGTCGTGCTGGTCGGGACGCAACGCGCGGTCCCGACAGGTGTCGAAGCCACCCGGCGGCTCGTCTCCGCGAACCCCCAGGCGAACGTCATCGTGTTCGGCGCCCCCGACGACGCCGGCAGCATCGCTGCCGCCATCGCCGGTGGTGCCCGCGGCTACCTCCGCTGGGACGCGTCCCGGCCGGAGCTGGTCGCCGCACTGGCCCACACCCTCGCGAGCACCTCGGTGCCCGCGCCCCGTCAGCCGTCCGACCCGGGCGTCCAGCTGACCGAGCGCGAGCTTCAGGTGCTCCGCGGGATGAGCCAGGGCAAGAGCAACGGCCAGATCGGCCGCGAGCTGTACCTGTCCGAGGACACGGTCAAGACCCACGCCCGGCGGCTGTTCCGCAAGCTCGGCGTGCGCGACCGCGCGCAGGCCGTGGCTCACGGCTTCCGCCGCGGCCTGGTCAGCTGACCGTTCCGCGGCACTCTCCTCGATCCTGACACGGCCGGAATACAGGTGACAGCGGGCCAGGGCGACGTATCGTCCTGGCCCGTACCTGTGTGGTCCCCATCACACTCCGGCGCCCTTCGGGGCAGCCCTCGGGGCGGTCTCCCGCCCCGGCTCCCGCCCTCCGGACGGGAACTCGTACCTGTGGCCCCGGTCGCTCGTTGATTCGACGACATCGACCGTGGGCCGCAGAGGCTAATCCGTATTTTCGCGGCGCCGGCAGGCGCGGCGCGCCGGGGAGCACCGCGCGCGCCGGTCCGAGCCGGCCGCAGGTACGGTAACGGTCACCGGTCCGCGGCGCGGGCAGCCACGAGCCGGACTCTTTGCACGCCTACACGTAACACTGGGACTGTTGTCTGCGATGGCCAATGTGGGGGATGGACTGGATGAACCGGTCGCCGCTGCTGTCGAGGGAGATCCCCAGGCAGTGGAGCGGCTGCTGGCTGCTATCCGTCCACTGGTAGTGCGGTATTGCCGCGCTCGGGTTGGCAGGCAGGAGCGATCGTTCGCTTCGGCGGACGACGTTGCGCAGGAGGTGTGTCTCGCGGTGCTAACGGCATTGCCTTCGTACCGTGACCAAGGGCGCCCTTTCCTGGCCTTCGTCTACGGGATCGCCCAGCACAAGGTGGCCGACGCGCACCGCGCGGCGGCTCGCAACCGCGCCGAACCGGTCGCCGAGATCCCCGACGAGGTCGAGGGTGGCGTCGGTCCCGAGCAGCGGGCGTTGCAGGGTGAGCTGAACGAGCGGATGTCCCAGTTGTTGCAGGTGCTGCCGGACAAGCAGCGGGAGATCGTGGTGCTGCGCGTGGTCGTCGGCCTGTCGGCGGAGGAGACCGCGGACGCCGTGGGGTCCACCCCCGGAGCCGTCCGCGTCGCTCAGCACCGCGCGCTCGCGCGGCTGAGAAAGGTCCTGGCCGCGGAGGAGGTGCTCTGAGTGACCGGTCACGAAAAGGGTTTCGAGCCGGATGACGTCTGGGCCGGCGGCCTGTCGGGTTCGGAGGCGGAGTTCGCCGCCGACCTGACGGCGGTGCAGGCGGACGACGCCCTGCTCGACGCGCTCGGCGGATCCGACCCGGCCCTGGCCGACGGCCTCGGCGACCAGGAGCTCAACGCGTTGCTGGTGGCGTGGCGAAGAGACATCGACAGTGAGCCACTGGCCGAACTGGTCGACGTCGACACCGCTGTACGCACCGTCACCACCGCCGCTCTCGCGCGGCGGCACGCCTCGAGCGGACGCCGCCGCAGGCTGCTCGTCCCGGTCGCCGTCGCCGCCGCTGTGCTGGCGATCGCGTTCACCGGAACCGGGCTGGCCGCGCGCTCCGCGGAGCCCGGCGACACGCTTTGGGGCCTCGCGAAGGTCCTGTACTCCGATCACACCCACTCGGTCGAGGCGGCCGCGAACGCGAAGCTCGACCTCGAGAAGGCGAACCTCGCCATCGCCGGCGGCGACCTCGTCGCCGCCCGCCAGGCCCTCCAGGACGCCCAGACCGCGCTCTCGCAGGTCAGCGACGAGGACAACAAAGACCAGCTGATGGAGCAGCACCGGCAGCTCGCCGCCCAGCTCCAGAACCCGGACGCGCCGGTGCAGGGCCCGACCCAGCAGCCCACGTCGACGCAGATTCCGCCCGGTGGTGTCTCGGCGACGCAGGTGCCGCCGGCCGGCTCGGCGACGTCGATCCCGGGCAGCAGCGGCGGCACGACCAGCCTGCCGGGCACCGCGACGCCGACCGTGACGCCCCCGCCGCCGACCACCGAGACGACGCCCCCGCCGCCGACCACGCCGACCTCCACGGCCGCGAGCGGCAACGACCCGGGCACGTCACCCCGCAGCGAGACGGTCGGCGGTGCCGGCCAGCAGGGCGTCACCGATACGCCGTAGTCGTCCAGATGCCGAAGAAGCCCCGGTGAGGAAACTCACCGGGGCTTCTTCGTTCGGTCAGGGGCGCTCAGTACGCGCTTTCGTTCGCCGTGACGCCGTCCGCGAAGCCGCGGCAGTAGTCCCAGCTGACGTAGTCGCCGGGGTTCGGGTCGTAGGCCGGCTCGTGCGGGCGCATCCGCCCGTCGGCCAGCAGCTGCTCCAGGCTGGCCCGCAGCAGGTGCCAGTCGTGGTAGTGCGGTTCGTCGCACTCGCCGCAGTCCACGACGATCCCGCGGACCCCGCGAGGCTCGAGAAGCGCCTGGTAGACGGCCAGATCAGAGAGATCGGCCAGCAGCTCGGTGCGTTCCTGGTCGCTGATCGGCTCGTCCAGCCGCTCCTCGTTGTCGAGGAACGCGCGGGCCGGGTCGTCCGGGTCGTCCGCGAACGGGTCCGGAGGCAGAACGTCATGCGCCACGGCCTGCACGCTACCGGTCGGTCCTCGCGGCTCGCCCACCACCCGGGGCGGGGGCCGGACCCGGATATCATGAGGGGAAGGCTCCGAGTCGCCACAGCGACGCCGCTCACCCCGCGCCAGGAAGGCCCTTCACCCGCTATGACCAGCGACGGCATCACCGCCCCCGTTCCGGCCAAGTTCGCCATGCTCGGCCTGACCTTCGATGACGTGCTGCTGCTGCCGGCGGAATCGGACGTCGTCCCCAGCATGGTCGACACCGGCACCCGGCTGACCCGGAACATCACGCTCGGCGTGCCGCTGGTCTCCGCCGCCATGGACACCGTCACCGAGGCGCGGATGGCGATCGCCATGGCCCGCCAGGGCGGCATCGGCGTGCTCCAGCGCAACCTCCCGATCGACGAGCAGGCCGCCGCCGTCGAGGTGGTCAAGCGGTCCGAAGCCGGCATGGTCACCGACCCGGTCACCTGCGCGCCCGACGCCACGTTGGCCGAGGTCGACGCGCTGTGCGCGAAGTTCCGCATCTCCGGCGTGCCGGTCGCCGACGCCGCCGGCACCCTCGTGGGCATCATCACCAACCGCGACATGCGGTTCGAGGTCGACCACAGCCGCCCGGTGTCCGAGGTCATGACCAAGGCCCCGCTGATCACCGCGCAGGTCGGGGTGTCCGCGGACGCCGCGCTCGGCCTGCTGCGCCGGCACAAGATCGAGAAGCTCCCGATCGTCGACGGCGCGGGCAAGCTGCGCGGCCTGATCACGGTCAAGGACTTCGTGAAGACCGAGCAGTACCCGAAGGCGACGAAGGACCCGGACGGCCGGCTCATCGTCGGCGCCGCGGTCGGCGTCGGCGCGGACGGCCACAAGCGCGCGATGGCCCTGGCCGACGCGGGCGTCGACGTCCTGATGGTCGACACCGCGCACGGGCACTC
This genomic window contains:
- the groL gene encoding chaperonin GroEL (60 kDa chaperone family; promotes refolding of misfolded polypeptides especially under stressful conditions; forms two stacked rings of heptamers to form a barrel-shaped 14mer; ends can be capped by GroES; misfolded proteins enter the barrel where they are refolded when GroES binds): MPKQIRFDEDARRALERGVNKLADTVKVTLGPRGRHVVLDKKFGGPTITLDGVTVAREIELDDPFENLGAQLAKSVATKTNDVAGDGTTTATVLAQSLVKVGLRNVAAGANPTSIGRGIEAAAAKVIEVLKSKATPVKGRESIAQVGTVTSRDANIGALLGEAVEKVGEDGVITIEESSTLATELVITEGVQFDKGFLSAHFATNPEEQKAILEDAYILLVREKVSSLAELLPVLEKVVEAKKPLLIIAEDVDGEALSTLVVNSLRKTITAVAVKAPFFGDRRKAFLDDLAFVTGGEVVSAEIGQKLSETDLGSLGKARRIVVTKDDTTIVDGGGAKDAIQGRIAQIRKEIETTDSDWDREKLQERLAKLGGGVAVIKVGAATETELNERKHRIEDAVAATKAAVEEGILPGGGSALVHAVKELEDGLGLEGDEATGVRIVRDALSAPLFWIATNAGHEGAVIVNKVREQSWGHGFNAATGELTDLLAAGIVDPVKVTRSAVANAASIARLVLTTESSIVEKPAEEESAAAGHGHSH
- a CDS encoding MerR family transcriptional regulator; amino-acid sequence: MASVARRLGVAPSTLRTWDRRYGLGPSRHTDGRHRRYGTSDIGRLELMQRALLSGASTAEAARYALEQIPRSGSPQPEEPEEPPEPGTADDGHEVRSRLARRLSTAALAMDVHAVQRMLADTVAELGVLPAWTGVLEPVLSALRARWRGASAGAEVEYLLAECVYAALIRATPVLDEPRNTRPVLLGCVPEERDTMPMYALAASLAGRRIGAQLFGVPLPADVLAVAVRRSAPAAVVLWAHRHGMADTRLFARVSRGRQRSRLFACGPGWDPSGLPDKVEHLPDLQGAADRIEHVLVGVHH
- a CDS encoding WhiB family transcriptional regulator; its protein translation is MTEAVRMADTRRLPGPNADMWDWQLEGSCRGMDSASFFHPDGERGPARARREARAKAVCLSCPVLEMCRSHALAVHEPYGIWGGLSESEREHLIKADKRTLSMSGG
- a CDS encoding DUF5319 domain-containing protein, which produces MQAVAHDVLPPDPFADDPDDPARAFLDNEERLDEPISDQERTELLADLSDLAVYQALLEPRGVRGIVVDCGECDEPHYHDWHLLRASLEQLLADGRMRPHEPAYDPNPGDYVSWDYCRGFADGVTANESAY
- the guaB gene encoding IMP dehydrogenase: MTSDGITAPVPAKFAMLGLTFDDVLLLPAESDVVPSMVDTGTRLTRNITLGVPLVSAAMDTVTEARMAIAMARQGGIGVLQRNLPIDEQAAAVEVVKRSEAGMVTDPVTCAPDATLAEVDALCAKFRISGVPVADAAGTLVGIITNRDMRFEVDHSRPVSEVMTKAPLITAQVGVSADAALGLLRRHKIEKLPIVDGAGKLRGLITVKDFVKTEQYPKATKDPDGRLIVGAAVGVGADGHKRAMALADAGVDVLMVDTAHGHSRAVVDTVSLLKKELGDAVDIVGGNVATRAGAQALVDAGADGVKVGVGPGSICTTRIVAGVGVPQISAIYEADQAARPAGIPVIGDGGIQYSGDIAKAIAAGASTVMLGSLLAGTAEAPGDLILVNGKQFKVYRGMGSLGAMQSRGEGKSYSKDRYAQDDVLNEDKLVPEGIEGRIPFRGPLANVVHQLVGGLRAGMGYAGAETIPQLQEAQLVRITAAGLKESHPHDVTMTVEAPNYTTR
- the groES gene encoding co-chaperone GroES; translation: MSVNIKPLEDKIVVQTSEAEETTASGLVIPDTAKEKPQEGKVLAVGPGRIDDKGNRVPLDVSVGDVVIYSKYGGTEVKYNGEDYLILSARDVLAVIN
- a CDS encoding response regulator transcription factor is translated as MTTVLICDDRRSVREGLTRVMSAVPGVSRIDCVAHGDELLARYSRQPVDVVLVGTQRAVPTGVEATRRLVSANPQANVIVFGAPDDAGSIAAAIAGGARGYLRWDASRPELVAALAHTLASTSVPAPRQPSDPGVQLTERELQVLRGMSQGKSNGQIGRELYLSEDTVKTHARRLFRKLGVRDRAQAVAHGFRRGLVS
- a CDS encoding sigma-70 family RNA polymerase sigma factor is translated as MANVGDGLDEPVAAAVEGDPQAVERLLAAIRPLVVRYCRARVGRQERSFASADDVAQEVCLAVLTALPSYRDQGRPFLAFVYGIAQHKVADAHRAAARNRAEPVAEIPDEVEGGVGPEQRALQGELNERMSQLLQVLPDKQREIVVLRVVVGLSAEETADAVGSTPGAVRVAQHRALARLRKVLAAEEVL
- a CDS encoding anti-sigma-D factor RsdA, which produces MTGHEKGFEPDDVWAGGLSGSEAEFAADLTAVQADDALLDALGGSDPALADGLGDQELNALLVAWRRDIDSEPLAELVDVDTAVRTVTTAALARRHASSGRRRRLLVPVAVAAAVLAIAFTGTGLAARSAEPGDTLWGLAKVLYSDHTHSVEAAANAKLDLEKANLAIAGGDLVAARQALQDAQTALSQVSDEDNKDQLMEQHRQLAAQLQNPDAPVQGPTQQPTSTQIPPGGVSATQVPPAGSATSIPGSSGGTTSLPGTATPTVTPPPPTTETTPPPPTTPTSTAASGNDPGTSPRSETVGGAGQQGVTDTP